Proteins encoded within one genomic window of Salmo trutta chromosome 11, fSalTru1.1, whole genome shotgun sequence:
- the LOC115202104 gene encoding calcium-binding protein 4-like isoform X1, whose protein sequence is MPEELDELQVAFKEFDYDGDGFLHYKDVADCMRTMGYMPTEMELIEIIQQIKMKWGGHVDFDDFCTELMGPRMLAETAHMMGVREVRSAFKQFDSNEDGRITLEELKDSMKALLGEKLKKGELEEILQDIDLNKDGGIDFDEFVMMLSSQ, encoded by the exons ATGCCTGAGGAGTTGGATG AGCTGCAGGTGGCCTTTAAGGAGTTTGACTACGATGGGGATGGCTTCCTGCACTACAAGGACGTGGCCGACTGTATGAGGACCATGGGATACATGCCCACTGAGATGGAGCTCATAGAGATTATACAGCAGATCAAGATGAAAT GGGGCGGTCACGTGGACTTTGATGATTTCTGTACTGAGCTGATGGGCCCTAGGATGCTGGCTGAGACGGCTCACATGATGGGGGTGAGGGAGGTACGCAGTGCTTTCAAACAG ttTGACAGCAACGAGGACGGGCGCATCACCTTGGAGGAGCTGAAGGACAGCATGAAGGCCCTACTGGGCGAGAAGCTGAAGAAGGGCGAGCTGGAGGAGATCCTCCAGGACATCGACCTCAACAAGGATGGCGGAATAGACTTTGATG
- the LOC115202104 gene encoding calcium-binding protein 4-like isoform X2, whose product MPEELDELQVAFKEFDYDGDGFLHYKDVADCMRTMGYMPTEMELIEIIQQIKMKWGGHVDFDDFCTELMGPRMLAETAHMMGFDSNEDGRITLEELKDSMKALLGEKLKKGELEEILQDIDLNKDGGIDFDEFVMMLSSQ is encoded by the exons ATGCCTGAGGAGTTGGATG AGCTGCAGGTGGCCTTTAAGGAGTTTGACTACGATGGGGATGGCTTCCTGCACTACAAGGACGTGGCCGACTGTATGAGGACCATGGGATACATGCCCACTGAGATGGAGCTCATAGAGATTATACAGCAGATCAAGATGAAAT GGGGCGGTCACGTGGACTTTGATGATTTCTGTACTGAGCTGATGGGCCCTAGGATGCTGGCTGAGACGGCTCACATGATGGGG ttTGACAGCAACGAGGACGGGCGCATCACCTTGGAGGAGCTGAAGGACAGCATGAAGGCCCTACTGGGCGAGAAGCTGAAGAAGGGCGAGCTGGAGGAGATCCTCCAGGACATCGACCTCAACAAGGATGGCGGAATAGACTTTGATG